From the genome of uncultured Bacteroides sp.:
TATAGCGATTATTCACCGCAAACAAAATTATTCGCCGCATATTTTGCGGCGAATACAACTATTATTCACCGCAAAGGTCTCTTCAGCAACTTAAAACAATATACACCAGTTGGTATATATTAACCTTACTCCTGAGAAGTTTATACCCATTTTTTCAAAAAAATGGCTCGAAATAGTGAGGGATGAGCTCAAAAGTGGGGGTTGTAAATCCATCCCTCACTTATAAATCACTAATGTGCAACAAGTTGTGCGAATGGTGAGGGAGTGAGGGTAAATATTTTAATATTGGTGAATGGCTTGTGAATTATTGGTTTTTTATTTTATCCTGTAGATAAGGTTTTGTATTTTTGCAATATAACTAAATACAGAACAGATTTTATGAAATATAATTTTGATGAAGTTATTGACCGCACAGGTACTGATGCCTTGAAGCTTGAAGCACTGAAACCAAGATGGGGAAGAGATGACTTACTGCCTCTATGGGTTGCCGATATGGATTTCCGTACTCCACCGTTTATAATGAATGCAATAAAGGAACGTTGCGAAAAAGAGGTTCTTGGCTACACTAGCAAACCAGCTTCTTACTATCAGGCTATTGAGAATTGGCTGTTTACAAGATATGACTGGAAAGTTTCCAAGGAACTGATTAGCTTCACTCCGGGAATTGTAGTTGGACTTGCTCATGTTTTGAAATGCTTTACTCAGCCAGGCGATAAGGTTTTGATTCAAAGTCCGGTTTATCATCCGTTCTTTCTTGTAACAGAGCATAATTATCGCGAGGTTGTGCGTAACCCGCTGATTTTGGAAAATGGTCAGTACAAAATGGATCTGGATCATTTTAAGGAAGCTGTAAAAGGATGCAAGCTGTTCATTTTATGTAATCCTCACAATCCGGGCGGAAGAGTGTGGACAAAAGAGGAACTGGAGGCCGTTGCTGATATTTGTTACGAGAACGGCACAATGGTTATCTCTGATGAAATTCATGCCGACCTTACTCTGAAAGGATATACACATACTCCTTTTGCCAAAATTTCAGAGAAAGCCAGAGTGAACTCTATTACATTCATGTCACCAAGCAAAGCATTTAATATGCCGGGACTGGCTAGTTCATATTGCATTATTGAAAACGATGAAGTAAGAAAAAAATTCAGAAATTACCTCAACGCAAGTGAGTTTTCGGAAGGACATATCTTTGCATTCATAACCGTTGCTGCGGCATACGAGCATGGTACAGAATGGTTAAATCAATTGCTTGATTATATTCAAGGAAATATCGACTATGTGGATAGCTATCTGCAAAAAAATATGCCGCTTATTAAAGCTATTCGTCCGCAGGCTTCTTACCTAATATTCCTTGATTGCAGGGAATTGGGATTTAATCAGGAGGAACTGGTAGACTTCTTTGTTGATAAAGCACATCTGGCTTTGAATGATGGTTCTATGTTTGGTAAAGAAGGTACCGGATTTATGCGTATAAATGCTGGATGCCCAAGATCTATTCTGGAACAGGCTCTAACTCAGTTGCAGGAAGCATACAACAATAAATTTGCAGGCTAAAAAATATTGCCCTGGCAGTTGATTTATCCATTGTGTGGAAAACTACTGTCAGGGCTTTTTATATCTAACAACTAAATACCTAATCCGTCTGTAAAAAGTCCTTCTACTGCTTTTTGTTGCAGAATGTTTGAGTAAGGAGGCAGAGGAGTTGTTAACCACACATTACCACCAATCACTGTATTGTGCCCAATCACAATCCTACCTAAAACAGTGGAATTGGAATAGATTGTGACATTATCTTCCAAAATAGGATGACGAGGAATATCCTTGGCATGAGCTTTATCTGCCAGAATACTTTTTGCACCCAGCGTTACACCTTGATACAACCTTACGTGGTTACCTATGATACAAGTCTCGCCAATAACTACTCCCGTTCCATGGTCGATACTGAAATACTCGCCTATCTTTGCTGCCGGATGAATATCAATGCCGGTTTCGGAATGTGCCAGTTCTGAAATAATCCGGGGAATAGTTGGGACTCCAAGTAGCAACAATTCATGAGCCACACGATGATTTATCAATGCTTTTATTGTTGGATAAGAAAAGATGACCTCAGCATAACTTTTGGCAGAGGGATCTCTGTCGAAGGTTGCTTTTACATCTGTGCACAGCAACCGTTTTATTTCCGGAATCTTATCTATAAAAATAAGAGCCAACTCTGAAGCCTTCGATTTTATATCTTTTCCAACTGCGTATTGGGAACTAAAGCATATACCGTTATATATCTGTTCTGTCAACAATGAATATAGTCTTTCTGTATTCATTCCTATATGATACTTCAGCGTTTTTTGATTAGCTATTGAATCACCAAAAAATCCGGGGAAAATAATCGATTTTATAAGCTCTACTATTTCTGCGGTTTTTTCGATTGACGGCAGTGGCTTATCATGCCTGGGTATATATTTATACTCTTCTGTTGAATGTTGAGAAAGTATATCTACATTCTTCAATATGGTTTCTGTTGGGCTTAACATAATGATTCTGCTGTTTAGTGATTGTTTACTTTAAATGTAATATTCTGTAGGATCTATCAATCTTGCTTTTACTGCATAGATTGTTAGTGCATGAATACTGGAAACTCCCAGTTTCCGGAAAATATTTTTCCGGTGTGTAACTACCGTGTGATAACTGAGGCTTCGTATTGAAGCTACTTCCTTCGTTGTTTTTCCACCTGCTATTAAGGTTACAATATCCTTTTCGGTAGGTGTAAGATGAACATCTTCAAAAGTAGATTGTACAGGCGTACTGTTTTTGCGCATTAAAATGTTCAGCAATTCTGACTGAATATAGTATCGTCCTTTTAAAGTATAAATGATTGCTATTTTAAGTTCTTCCAGCTCAACACTTTTTAGAATGATATTCGATTGCATATCTTCTGCAAAGAAAGCCAGTTCGTCTTCTTTAAACTGATCTCCAATAAAGAGTTTACGAATACTTTTATGTCTTTGAAAGAAATCAATCAGTTCGTCTTTATCTAAAAAATCAAACAACTCCACATCCATAATAAGCATAACCTCTTCCTCAGATTGTTTATCCAGCAAATCTTCCAGGTCTTGTTTATCTTGTGATTCAATAACGGAATCTACAAGCTCATTTTTCTCAGCCCATGTTTTTAAAGCATAGGATGTAAGCGGCTGATTATCCGCAATGATAAGAGTTGTTTTAGTCATCTTCTTTAGATTAGGAATTAAATACGTTTTTCAATCTTTTTGTGATGGTACAAAGATATACCATGGTGAGCGAAAGATAAATCCCCTTTAGATGGCATTTAACTACCACATTTATGGTAATAGCAAAAGCAACACATTTTTGGTATATGCGTTAAGCTGAATACACAAAAATAATCTATATAAGTAGAAAAATAGTCCAGCAATACAATACAAACATCTATTAATCAAACACTTAAATACAGATAACATA
Proteins encoded in this window:
- a CDS encoding MalY/PatB family protein, which encodes MKYNFDEVIDRTGTDALKLEALKPRWGRDDLLPLWVADMDFRTPPFIMNAIKERCEKEVLGYTSKPASYYQAIENWLFTRYDWKVSKELISFTPGIVVGLAHVLKCFTQPGDKVLIQSPVYHPFFLVTEHNYREVVRNPLILENGQYKMDLDHFKEAVKGCKLFILCNPHNPGGRVWTKEELEAVADICYENGTMVISDEIHADLTLKGYTHTPFAKISEKARVNSITFMSPSKAFNMPGLASSYCIIENDEVRKKFRNYLNASEFSEGHIFAFITVAAAYEHGTEWLNQLLDYIQGNIDYVDSYLQKNMPLIKAIRPQASYLIFLDCRELGFNQEELVDFFVDKAHLALNDGSMFGKEGTGFMRINAGCPRSILEQALTQLQEAYNNKFAG
- a CDS encoding serine acetyltransferase, which produces MLSPTETILKNVDILSQHSTEEYKYIPRHDKPLPSIEKTAEIVELIKSIIFPGFFGDSIANQKTLKYHIGMNTERLYSLLTEQIYNGICFSSQYAVGKDIKSKASELALIFIDKIPEIKRLLCTDVKATFDRDPSAKSYAEVIFSYPTIKALINHRVAHELLLLGVPTIPRIISELAHSETGIDIHPAAKIGEYFSIDHGTGVVIGETCIIGNHVRLYQGVTLGAKSILADKAHAKDIPRHPILEDNVTIYSNSTVLGRIVIGHNTVIGGNVWLTTPLPPYSNILQQKAVEGLFTDGLGI
- a CDS encoding response regulator transcription factor, which codes for MTKTTLIIADNQPLTSYALKTWAEKNELVDSVIESQDKQDLEDLLDKQSEEEVMLIMDVELFDFLDKDELIDFFQRHKSIRKLFIGDQFKEDELAFFAEDMQSNIILKSVELEELKIAIIYTLKGRYYIQSELLNILMRKNSTPVQSTFEDVHLTPTEKDIVTLIAGGKTTKEVASIRSLSYHTVVTHRKNIFRKLGVSSIHALTIYAVKARLIDPTEYYI